From Medicago truncatula cultivar Jemalong A17 chromosome 7, MtrunA17r5.0-ANR, whole genome shotgun sequence, a single genomic window includes:
- the LOC11433562 gene encoding F-box/kelch-repeat protein At1g57790 isoform X2: protein MMSGKRKKKSKSSIKDNRRAAVKSDNLELQTWADLPAEVLELFLSRLDIGDNIRASAVCKRWCSVATSVRVLDQSPWLMYFPKKGNCYDFYDPVQRKTYSLELPELDGCRVCYTKDGWLLLNRQDWRRLDGNHIFSLFNPFTRDLITLPKFDRTYQIAAFSCAPTSTGCVILIFRRVGSSLVAISTCYPGEKEWTTVNYDAELSCSMCDKLVFSNGLFYCLSDRGWLGVFDPLERTWTVFKVPPPKCLAESSTAKNWSKGKFMIEHKGNIFVVHICCGEDPIIFKLDLTLMEWKEHLDLASRILCDSPCRMWSFHVTGSEFTVN from the exons ATGATGTCggggaaaaggaaaaaaaagtcgAAATCATC aATCAAAGACAATAGAAGAGCTGCTGTAAAAAGTGACAATTTGGAGCTGCAAACATGGGCCGATCTCCCTGCTGAAGTCTTGGAATTGTTCTTGTCTCGTTTGGATATTGGGGATAATATTCGTGCTTCAGCTGTTTGCAAGAGATGGTGTTCAGTTGCCACTTCTGTACGTGTACTCGACCAATCACCTTGGCTTATGTATTTCCCAAAAAAGGGTAATTGTTATGATTTCTATGACCCTGTTCAGCGTAAGACCTATTCCCTTGAGTTGCCAGAGTTGGATGGATGTCGTGTTTGCTATACAAAAGATGGTTGGTTATTGCTAAACCGGCAGGACTGGCGGAGGTTGGACGGAAAtcacattttctctctctttaatCCCTTTACTAGGGATCTGATCACGCTGCCAAAATTTGACAGGACATATCAAATTGCTGCCTTCTCATGTGCTCCAACATCAACTGGATgtgttatattaattttcagaCGTGTTGGTTCTAGTCTTGTAGCTATAAGCACGTGTTATCCTGGGGAAAAAGAATGGACCACTGTTAATTATGACGCGGAACTCTCATGTAGCATGTGCGATAAGCTTGTCTTTTCTAATGGGTTATTTTATTGTCTGAGCGACAGAGGTTGGCTAGGGGTGTTTGACCCACTTGAACGTACTTGGACTGTTTTCAAAGTACCTCCGCCCAAATGCCTAGCAGAGAGTTCTACTGCCAAAAATTGGTCGAAAGGGAAATTTATGATAGAGCACAAAGGAAATATATTTGTAGTTCATATATGTTGTGGTGAGGAcccaataattttcaagttagATCTGACACTAATGGAATGGAAAGAG CATTTGGATTTAGCCTCTCGAATTCTTTGCGATTCTCCATGCAGAATGTGGTCCTTTCATGTCACAGGTTCAGAGTTCACAGTTAATTAG
- the LOC11433562 gene encoding F-box/kelch-repeat protein At1g57790 isoform X1 — MMSGKRKKKSKSSIKDNRRAAVKSDNLELQTWADLPAEVLELFLSRLDIGDNIRASAVCKRWCSVATSVRVLDQSPWLMYFPKKGNCYDFYDPVQRKTYSLELPELDGCRVCYTKDGWLLLNRQDWRRLDGNHIFSLFNPFTRDLITLPKFDRTYQIAAFSCAPTSTGCVILIFRRVGSSLVAISTCYPGEKEWTTVNYDAELSCSMCDKLVFSNGLFYCLSDRGWLGVFDPLERTWTVFKVPPPKCLAESSTAKNWSKGKFMIEHKGNIFVVHICCGEDPIIFKLDLTLMEWKEVRSLNGVTLFASFLSSHSRTYATGIMRNSVYFPKVRFYGKRCISFSLDDRRYYPSEQCRDKVEPNTFENFWIEPPKDFTGWM; from the exons ATGATGTCggggaaaaggaaaaaaaagtcgAAATCATC aATCAAAGACAATAGAAGAGCTGCTGTAAAAAGTGACAATTTGGAGCTGCAAACATGGGCCGATCTCCCTGCTGAAGTCTTGGAATTGTTCTTGTCTCGTTTGGATATTGGGGATAATATTCGTGCTTCAGCTGTTTGCAAGAGATGGTGTTCAGTTGCCACTTCTGTACGTGTACTCGACCAATCACCTTGGCTTATGTATTTCCCAAAAAAGGGTAATTGTTATGATTTCTATGACCCTGTTCAGCGTAAGACCTATTCCCTTGAGTTGCCAGAGTTGGATGGATGTCGTGTTTGCTATACAAAAGATGGTTGGTTATTGCTAAACCGGCAGGACTGGCGGAGGTTGGACGGAAAtcacattttctctctctttaatCCCTTTACTAGGGATCTGATCACGCTGCCAAAATTTGACAGGACATATCAAATTGCTGCCTTCTCATGTGCTCCAACATCAACTGGATgtgttatattaattttcagaCGTGTTGGTTCTAGTCTTGTAGCTATAAGCACGTGTTATCCTGGGGAAAAAGAATGGACCACTGTTAATTATGACGCGGAACTCTCATGTAGCATGTGCGATAAGCTTGTCTTTTCTAATGGGTTATTTTATTGTCTGAGCGACAGAGGTTGGCTAGGGGTGTTTGACCCACTTGAACGTACTTGGACTGTTTTCAAAGTACCTCCGCCCAAATGCCTAGCAGAGAGTTCTACTGCCAAAAATTGGTCGAAAGGGAAATTTATGATAGAGCACAAAGGAAATATATTTGTAGTTCATATATGTTGTGGTGAGGAcccaataattttcaagttagATCTGACACTAATGGAATGGAAAGAGGTGAGATCACTAAATGGAGTAACACTTTTTGCTAGTTTTTTGTCATCTCATTCTAGGACTTACGCCACTGGAATAATGAGAAACAGTGTCTACTTCCCTAAAGTCCGTTTCTATGGAAAACGTTGCATATCATTCTCTCTTGATGACCGTAGATATTATCCCAGTGAGCAGTGTCGTGACAAGGTAGAACCAAATACTTTTGAGAACTTCTGGATTGAACCACCAAAAGACTTTACTGGCtggatgtaa